Sequence from the Mugil cephalus isolate CIBA_MC_2020 chromosome 20, CIBA_Mcephalus_1.1, whole genome shotgun sequence genome:
TCTGGTTTCTGGAGACATATTTTGAAGGAAGTTAATTTATGTGATAGTAGAGAAATCAGTCACTGGTAACCATGGCTAATACTTGTCCTGTGTAGTGGGGTTAGGAACATAAGTACTGTAACACATAAAGCTTAGACAGCTGAAGGACAGCTGGGGAGAGCATAAAACCATCAGACACAAGTGTAGAAGGGATACATAAATATTAAAGGGAGTATTAATCAGGTTGAAGAGTGGCTTTGAAGCCTAGTGTCGTGTCTCTTAGACCGTCACCATCCTGGCCTGACTCCAGCTAACTCAAATGGAGCGTGAGTAAAGTTGAGGTCAGTGGGTGACATCTGAACAGAcatctagggttagggttaggccaTATAATGCCAGAAAAATCTTCATCAAATCTTCCTCTGTCATTGGacaagaggtggggtacaccctggacaggctaTCGCAGGGCTAATGCAGAGATAATcaaccatttacactcacacctGTGGttgtttagaatcaccagttaacctactaagcatgtctttggagggtggaaGGAAACCGGTGaaacgcagacacagggagaacatgctaACTCCATCCAGAAAGTCTTCTTGTCAAAAAATTTGCATCcatgctctcctgtgtgagttgggcattTGCAGGAGAATagagggtcgcagtaaacaacatgtccgtGGCAGCAGAGTGGGCAAGTGAGTGgttgtggctgaggaggaaacccACTGGCTGGGGAGCacgctaaaggtaaggctagctgagaaGTtgtagtagttagtagtagagctaagctaatctctcggttgaaaTTCACAGGGATTTGTGGTGGCTGCATGGAGGGGGCTGACACCAAGttgctggaactcactgttaagccttcttgaggtgtcgcagacctaacttaacgaaacatcggtgaagggaggtgcccattTCAAAACTCTACTTCTaactactgctgttggctaggctagttagctggcgtCTTCTTGTTGATTGCTAGCTGgaagctgactgctagcctgctgatttggttttcagttggattgggcttctaaatgtgttttgcctctgcTTTTCACCAGATTCATGATGTTGATGTTTAAAAGAGTTTTGTGGTTTGAGGAAACGCATAAAACAGAGTGTCATCAGCATAGAAAGAATATAAATCTTACAAAGTATATTAATATAggtacattttaataataatcagtacAGAAATGTGTATTAAGGACTGGTGATCACATACTTTGCACAACTGTATCATAGCAACAGAACTGTTGTGCCCAGTGGTTGCTGCACAGACTGTGAAGGTGCATTCACTCAGTGCTACAAATATGGAACAGATTTAACTGCAGCTTCAAACAAATTGGATTCTTCTCACAGTGCAATGATCACAGGCCCGAACATCAAACACTGTCCATCGGGTCTGACGATGCTTTGAGGGGCAAAAAAGAAACCGTAAGGGATGAGAAACTCTGTGCTCTGTGATCACCAACATATTCAGATACGTGGTTCTTTTTAATGGGCAGAGCTGAAGTGTTGTAAACAGCAGCGAAAGTACAAACTATTTCTATCGAGCTGTGAGTCACCATGTCTGAGGCACACACTTGGACCATGGTCATGATCAAACGCAACAAATGTATTACCCATGGCGTCACTCCAAATGAGGGTCTGttacaaaaccaaaaaccagAAACATTGGATTAATTTAGGTGTGACAGCACATATTCAGAGGCCGTTAAGTTTTTTAACACAAGTAAAGGATCATCTGTTCCTGTTCTGGCTGTAAGTTTACTGATTTAATATGTAGTTAATTTCAGAATATGTAacctacactgatcaggcataacattatgaccacgttccaTACTGCGTAGGTCACCCTTGTGCTtttgaaacagttgtgactcatcagagaatgagtCACAATGAATTGTGAGaatgtcctgcggtgtctggtaacaggatgacATAGTGGTCCTGTGAGTTGAGAGGAGGGGCTTCTGTGCATCATCACatggatacttgatcagcttgggatatagtgaatttggaggccaggacaacaTCTTGGGCTGCTtcctgccatcgaggagtgtcattgctatggggtgggggtgcctggtctgatctaggtgggtgctacatgtccaagtaacatccacatgaatgccaggtccaaacgtttcccagcagaacttttaattgtgacaagatgctcaatgttgttcaattcccctgtcagtggttttaatgtagtggCTAGTACACGTACAATATTGCAAAAGTGAAGGTTTGAGAACTTGATATTGAGGGCCATGAGATCAAATCAAATAAGAATAGTGACTGCTTCAAATGAGAGGCTTACAACACTGCACTCCACCATCAGAACCTGTCTGTGAATCATAGGGGTGGTAATGTCTTTGTCTGGACCTGTTTTCCTGCAGGGTGGCTTGCAATCAATGACAGATtatgattaattatttattataccAGATAATTCTAACAGATAATATGAGGACATCTATCCGTGAGAACTGAATATTAAGAGAAACAACTTTGTGCTGCAAGACAATGACCCCCAGCACATAGACTAGTTTAAGTTAAATAAGCTCAAACATGTATCTTAGTCctgattaagtttttttttacttgttgaATCATTGCTTGACAGGATGTCCTCCCGGAGAGCATCATTATGATCAAACAGCACAGCCTTGTGGCAGATAACCACACAAGCATGGAAGTTTGTAGTAGAGGGTTCACGATTTcacgtttgtttttaaagtaattaTTACCActatttaattataataataattactgctGTTGGGGTTAAAAATATCTTATTCGTAGTACTGCGGACACGATTAATGCCAGTGGTGACACTAGCATCGGATCATTTTCCAGGCTCCTCTCCCTTTAAAGCGTGACGCAGTTCAACCACTGCCCCACTTCGCCGTGTGGAGGAGAGGGTGCAGTCTGCGGGAGCCTGCGCGCCTTGTTGTTGGATACGGCTCGGCCCGGGGACGTCGGCGCTCACGGGGCCCCTCACCGCCCTCATCATGGAGTTTTTAATGGGGAACCCGTTCAGCACGCCGGTGGGACAGCGCATCGGTGAGCTGGTTCACAGCAAATCATTGCATTATTAATAGCGAAGAGCAGAAGGCTTCATTGAGGCTCAGTTATCTCCTCTCAGACGCTGCGCCTCAAACGCGCTGCACGTCCCCGCTGCTGAGCACGTTTTAATCCACCTCTTATTGACGATTACTGAATCATTTCAGCGTTTATAGTGTGAATGCATTACAATGGAGAAATCCAGTTAAATTTAGAAGAACGACGGCTTAAGGTTTGATTGACGCGTCCGCCACACAATGAGTTGGCAGAGGCGGGAGGAAGAGGCTGATTGGTTAAATGTGATTGGCTGTTGCCGTGTCTGTTAAAGTGGCCCACATCCTTCTGACCCACATTTGATTCGGGTTTGGATGTGTCCAGGGATGGCACACTGTGTTTCAATTGATTGATGGAAAGAGAGAGTTAATTATTTAAGTAAATAGATCCTCAAcggattaaattaaaagctacATTAACAATTATAAACTTGTTGCTATGTTTAATAAGAAGAATTGCATTATATTGTGTAAtaaatttatgaaataaaatcattatagCAATTTCTAAATGGTTGCAATTACTTGttcttaaaagttaaaaaatactCCAGTCCTTATGTCAATTTCCAAAAGTGCAAATATAAGAATCACCAAGGGTCCTAATGTTGATCCCTGTGGAACGCCACATGATTGCTAACTTAATGTTTGAGCTAAAAGAAAGAATATAATACTGTGAGAAATGTTACAAAAAGGCAAAATCTTTTTCACTAAATGGTTGCATTCTGTCGTTTTCTGTATTAAAAATTTAGATGTTagagtttgtatttatttggagGTTACATCAAACTACATATATTAGAAAGGCCAAGAGCCTCAGCATCAATCCCTGTGGAACGCCACATGATAAACAAACTTAATGACAAACTTAATATATCAGATGAAAGGAAATACCGTGTGTTGTAGCTACTGTGTAATGTTACTTTTAAAAGGAATTGATTGTATTATTAGAAATAGAAACATGTAATATGCATAAACAAtcacaagaaaaacattttctttcattttcacagagCGTGCAACCGGCTCCAGCTTACCATCTGAGGACTGGGAACTCAACATGGAAATCTGCGACATGATCAACAGCTCAGAGGAAGGGTGTGTGTCTATATTTATGTGTTATCTGTCAGCATCAGGAACAAGCGTGTCCTCTGGTAGTTACATGCCTCTGACCATTACAAATTCTCTGATTACAGACCCAGAGATGCAGTCCGAGCCTTGAAGAAAAGGATTGTGGGGAACAAGAACTTCAAGGAGGTTATGCTGGCCCTAACTGTGAGTGTCGATTTTATCAATGTTCCCGTCAGTAGTGTGTAATCTGTGTGGCCTCTGATTCTCAGTGCTTGTTTGCAGGTCTTGGAAACCTGCGTGAAGAACTGCGGCTACAGGTTTCACATCCTGGTAACGACGCGAGATTTCATTGAGGGAATTCTGGTGCGGTCGATCATTCCGAGGAACAACCCTCCGTTAATCCTGCATGACAGAGTGCTGGGCATTATACAGGTGAGGGCGTGAGATGTGGCTGcatgcacaacaaaaacaaaaggctagcattcattttaattgttgtCACATTGCTGATAGCTATTACTGTTTTTGTCTAGGCGTGGGCTGATGCATTCCGTAGCTCACCAGACCTGACGGGTGTGGTGTCTGTGTACGAAGACTTGCGAAGGAAAGGACTCGAGTTTCCCATGACTGAACTTGATGGTTACTCACCGGTTCAAGCATCCAAAAAGGTGCAAAGAGGGCTGGGGCTCTTTTGTCTCACTTTGTCTCAGCGCTGACACTTTTGTGCGGCTTAACACTATTTTATTCTTTGCCTGCCTTTGCCTGTCAGACTTTGCCTGGGAATGGGCCTGCTGTTACTACTCTTCCTGCTGCCGTCCTATCCTCTAAACCTCCGCTCATCCCATCTCAGACTTCTGAGCTAAAACTCGCCCTTGAGGGAAGCAATGCCTTCACTCCCAGCCAGGTGATGGGACTAAAAGGGgatacattaatatttaaatttcactGCACTACTGTTACTCGCTAGTCTTTCTCACGACtcctttctgtgtcttttttttttttaactaatttccACCTCCGGGCCCTTATGAAATCAATATTTGCCTTCCTTGAGGAGTTACCGTAGAGCTGTTTATTCAGTACGTACTCTTGTTCCAGATAAAAAAGCTGAAGATAGAACTGGGAGTGGTGCGAAGCAACCTCACCATGATGTCCGACATGATGAGTCAGCTTGACCCGGTCACGGTAAAACAAGCAGACATGGAGCTgctggaggtaaaaaaaataaataaatacaa
This genomic interval carries:
- the tom1 gene encoding target of Myb protein 1 isoform X3; protein product: MEFLMGNPFSTPVGQRIERATGSSLPSEDWELNMEICDMINSSEEGPRDAVRALKKRIVGNKNFKEVMLALTVLETCVKNCGYRFHILVTTRDFIEGILVRSIIPRNNPPLILHDRVLGIIQAWADAFRSSPDLTGVVSVYEDLRRKGLEFPMTELDGYSPVQASKKTLPGNGPAVTTLPAAVLSSKPPLIPSQTSELKLALEGSNAFTPSQIKKLKIELGVVRSNLTMMSDMMSQLDPVTVKQADMELLEQLYTVCKEMQDRIVKIVPRLSEEKLIEEILATNDEMNTAFSRYQRFERRLTNGQSTAQKSHTYVNLADLDLKTDSVSQSGFASVTSDSSLSLSKADSLSSQMAKLSTSESDDLLSPKTSDPTQQRPSDQSDAAVDGQAQPQDCALQNAGTIPINQSTVMDDIEKWLALDDEYDDFEDSDGVTSEEFDKFLAERAKAAERLPSLRASAQDASQSES
- the tom1 gene encoding target of Myb protein 1 isoform X2 → MEFLMGNPFSTPVGQRIERATGSSLPSEDWELNMEICDMINSSEEGPRDAVRALKKRIVGNKNFKEVMLALTVLETCVKNCGYRFHILVTTRDFIEGILVRSIIPRNNPPLILHDRVLGIIQAWADAFRSSPDLTGVVSVYEDLRRKGLEFPMTELDGYSPVQASKKTLPGNGPAVTTLPAAVLSSKPPLIPSQTSELKLALEGSNAFTPSQIKKLKIELGVVRSNLTMMSDMMSQLDPVTVKQADMELLELYTVCKEMQDRIVKIVPRLSEEKLIEEILATNDEMNTAFSRYQRFERRLTNGQSTAQKSHTYVNLADLDLKTDSVSQSGFASVTSDSSLSLSKADSLSSQMAKLSTSESDDLLSPKTSDPTQQRPSDQSDAAVDGQAQPQDCALQNAGTDGSPASSHSSSPKLDWMIKRGMIPINQSTVMDDIEKWLALDDEYDDFEDSDGVTSEEFDKFLAERAKAAERLPSLRASAQDASQSES
- the tom1 gene encoding target of Myb protein 1 isoform X1, whose amino-acid sequence is MEFLMGNPFSTPVGQRIERATGSSLPSEDWELNMEICDMINSSEEGPRDAVRALKKRIVGNKNFKEVMLALTVLETCVKNCGYRFHILVTTRDFIEGILVRSIIPRNNPPLILHDRVLGIIQAWADAFRSSPDLTGVVSVYEDLRRKGLEFPMTELDGYSPVQASKKTLPGNGPAVTTLPAAVLSSKPPLIPSQTSELKLALEGSNAFTPSQIKKLKIELGVVRSNLTMMSDMMSQLDPVTVKQADMELLEQLYTVCKEMQDRIVKIVPRLSEEKLIEEILATNDEMNTAFSRYQRFERRLTNGQSTAQKSHTYVNLADLDLKTDSVSQSGFASVTSDSSLSLSKADSLSSQMAKLSTSESDDLLSPKTSDPTQQRPSDQSDAAVDGQAQPQDCALQNAGTDGSPASSHSSSPKLDWMIKRGMIPINQSTVMDDIEKWLALDDEYDDFEDSDGVTSEEFDKFLAERAKAAERLPSLRASAQDASQSES